CCGCTGCACGAAGGACAGCGCGACCCAGTCGACGCCCGTAGCAAGCACGGCGTCGAGATCCTTGCGGTCCTTCTCGGTCAACGCGCCGACTGGCAGGTCGGTATCGGGCAGGCTGACGCCCTTCTTGTCGGAAATCGTGGTGCCGGCGACGACAGTGCAGGTGATCGACTTGCCGTTGCTCTTCACCGCCTTCAGCTCGAGCTTGCCGTCGTCGATCAAAAGGCGATCGCCAGCCTCGACCGAACTCAGGATTTCGGGGTGCGGCAGATAGACCCTGTTCGACGTACCGGGCTCGGGATTGTCGTCGAGCGTGAAGGTCTGGCCGGATGTCAGCACTTCCTTGCCATTGGCGAACTTGCCGACACGCAGCTTGGGGCCCTGCAGGTCGGCCAGGATGCCGATCGGCCGGCCAACCTTTTCCTCGACGGCGCGGATACGGCCCACCAGCGTCCGCATCAGCTCGTGATCGGTGTGGCTCATGTTGATGCGGAACACATCGGCGCCCGCTTCGAACAATTTCTTCAGCATCTCCTCGGAGGAGGAGGCGGGGCCGATTGTGGCTAGGATCTTGACCTTGCGGCTACGTCTCATTGACTATTGATTCCCGGGGTGGCTGGGGCGCCTCCCGTTGCGGGCTCATCGGTCAGCTGGACCATCCAGCTTGCCTGCTCGCCCGTGTCATATTCCTGGAATCCGGCGCGCTGGAAGCCCCGGGCGACGCAGTCGTTTACGCCGGCGATCTTGAACTCTTTTTCAGCCACACACATGTTGATCGGGCCGTCCCAGCGTCCACCACGCTCGGCGTCTTCTGCATAAAGATAGTAAAACCTTGATGACAGCGGCCCTTCGATCAACGTCTTGCAACTCGATCCTTCAATGTGCCACCAGCCCTCGGTGATCCAGCCGGCCTTGGCACGATAGCCAATGCCGACGCCGACCAGGTTCTGCGTGGCGTTGCAGACGCGGAAATCGGCGCGTGCCGGCGAAGCCACGACCATTGCCGACATGCCGACGGTCAGGATCAGGAGCGGCATGGCAAAGGCAGGGCGCATGCGCTGCCTGCCGGCGGAACCCATCCGAAAACCCCTCAAGAACCACATCTGCATCTCTCTGCGCCCCTTTTCGGAAAAGTCCGAGCGCATGTCAACGCGCCGTTTTGACCAATTCCAATCGATTTAGGAAGGCTCCCGGCGCGCTTTCCGTCGCCCCTTGCCAGATTTCGGCGGAAACCTTGGCCAAACAACGGCATTGCGCACGCGTCGTCTTCGTGGAATGACGATAGCACCCTCCCCGGAAGCCAGCGAACAGACCATTTCCCGCCAATGACCCGATCCACAGTTTTCGCGCCCTTCGACCTTGTCGAGGGCGACCGCAAGCGAGGCATCGTGCTCCTGGCCGATCATGCCCGCCGCGACCTGCCCGACGACTATGGCAGCCTCGGCCTGCCGGCTGCCGAGTTCGACCGCCATATCGCCTATGACATCGGCGTCGAGGCGGTGACGCGCGGACTCGCCGCCTTGCTCGACGTGCCCGCGGTGATCGCCAATTTCTCGCGGCTTTTGATCGACCCCAACCGCGGCGAGGACGATCCGACCCTCATTCGCCAGCTCTATGACGGCACGATCGTGCCGGGAAACTATCCCATGGCGCCGGAGGAACGCGAAAGACGGCTCGACCGCTTTTACCGGCCTTATCACGACGCCGTGGCCGCCATGATCGCTTCGGTCGCGCAGGCTTCCGGGCAGGCGCCGTTCATCTTTTCGGTGCATTCCTTCACGCCGGTCATGCAAGGG
The genomic region above belongs to Mesorhizobium sp. B4-1-4 and contains:
- a CDS encoding N-formylglutamate amidohydrolase; translation: MTRSTVFAPFDLVEGDRKRGIVLLADHARRDLPDDYGSLGLPAAEFDRHIAYDIGVEAVTRGLAALLDVPAVIANFSRLLIDPNRGEDDPTLIRQLYDGTIVPGNYPMAPEERERRLDRFYRPYHDAVAAMIASVAQASGQAPFIFSVHSFTPVMQGIQRPWHVGILWDRDDRVARPLIDMLGEDKTLVVGDNEPYDGALRGDTMFKHAIVNGYAHALIEIRQDLISDQKGAIAWAERLAPIVDAIDRRADIHVVRQFGSRTGPV
- a CDS encoding DUF1036 domain-containing protein; this translates as MRSDFSEKGRREMQMWFLRGFRMGSAGRQRMRPAFAMPLLILTVGMSAMVVASPARADFRVCNATQNLVGVGIGYRAKAGWITEGWWHIEGSSCKTLIEGPLSSRFYYLYAEDAERGGRWDGPINMCVAEKEFKIAGVNDCVARGFQRAGFQEYDTGEQASWMVQLTDEPATGGAPATPGINSQ